A part of Liolophura sinensis isolate JHLJ2023 chromosome 1, CUHK_Ljap_v2, whole genome shotgun sequence genomic DNA contains:
- the LOC135462842 gene encoding piggyBac transposable element-derived protein 5-like, which translates to MAKSLGVDEVLKLIFIPSDELSDIDLSSGDELDQPRSSDPSDDGLDYEVEHDATSDNEHTDTSSDEDSGNATPSTSKSAGTSKTKLSVYKWKKVLPEFRATDFTGGDFQDPPMDLPTPMEYFKMFINQECIQYIADQTNLFAMQKDGKEIKASTDEIEQFIGILLMIGLFPCPSYRMYWSNDSRFSSVADVMSRNRFECLLRYVQFNDNSNVRGREDPDYDPLFKNRPLLDMLRVEMGKFEPEECQSIDEQIFAFKGRSSLKQYNKNKPHKWGFKVFTRAGSPGIMYDFEVYTGKSMKLEGNLTISGNVVLRLVRNLPRDRNFKV; encoded by the coding sequence ATGGCAAAGTCGTTGGGTGTCGATGAGGTACTAAAGCTGATATTTATTCCTAGTGATGAACTTTCAGATATTGACCTCAGCTCAGGTGATGAACTTGATCAGCCCAGATCGTCTGATCCGTCAGATGACGGCTTGGACTATGAAGTAGAACATGATGCCACCAGTGATAATGAACACACGGACACTTCTTCGGACGAGGACAGTGGGAATGCGACTCCATCAACCTCTAAATCAGCTGGAACATCAAAAACTAAACTCTCCGTCTATAAATGGAAGAAAGTACTTCCAGAATTTCGAGCCACAGATTTCACGGGCGGAGATTTTCAAGACCCACCAATGGATTTACCTACTCCAATGGAATACTTCAAAATGTTCATCAATCAGGAATGTATTCAGTATATTGCTGACCAGACAAACCTGTTCGCCATGCAGAAAGATGGCAAGGAAATAAAGGCCAGTACCGATGAGATTGAGCAATTCATAGGTATTTTGCTCATGATAGGTCTTTTCCCTTGTCCATCATATCGAATGTATTGGTCCAATGACTCCAGATTTTCTTCAGTTGCCGATGTCATGTCTCGAAATCGATTTGAATGTCTTCTCCGATATGTTCAATTCAACGACAACAGCAATGTACGAGGTAGAGAAGACCCAGACTATGATCCATTGTTTAAAAACAGACCCCTCCTAGATATGCTTAGGGTTGAAATGGGTAAGTTTGAACCTGAGGAGTGTCAAAGCATCGATGAGCAAATATTTGCCTTCAAGGGCCGCAGTAGCCTAAAACAGTACAACAAAAACAAGCCGCACAAGTGGGGTTTCAAGGTTTTCACTAGGGCGGGATCCCCCGGCATCATGTATGATTTTGAGGTATACACAGGCAAAAGTATGAAACTGGAGGGAAATTTGACTATTTCAGGAAATGTTGTTCTGAGACTTGTCCGAAACTTGCCACGTGACCGAAATTTCaaggtgtag
- the LOC135478675 gene encoding caspase-3-like — protein MDDSEPDFVPQDAKSETDQDTDTTDFVPQDAKSETDQDTDTTDFGWIKFGKKKLKKDDKMEREPVSVPGGAHVYDMTNKRRGIALIICNSYFSKMPMRKGATKDASRIHQTLASLGFEPHVLTNQTSDQMVFNLEKVSKQDHGDTDCFLCVLMSHGDRDGIYGSDGKPVSVKNITSLFKGDKCRSLAGKPKLFFIQACRGRLLDSGVQVEVADGPLGFRKTKKMIASVPTTADFLISQSTADEHFAFLNKKNGSVYIQSLADELTQCDGSVEICTVLQRVARKVAFEFVSNTVEAEYHKKKQCPVYTSSLTKQLYLDKSQKKP, from the exons ATGGACGATTCAGAGCCAG ATTTCGTGCCACAGGATGCTAAGTCAGAAACTGATCAAGATACCGATACTACAGATTTCGTGCCACAGGATGCTAAGTCAGAAACTGATCAAGATACCGATACTACAGATTTTGGTTG GATCAAATTTGGGAAGAAGAAATTGAAGAAGGATGACAAAATGGAGAGGGAGCCTGTGTCTGTTCCTGGGGGTGCACACGTATATGACATGACGAACAAACGCAGGGGAATAGCACTCATTATCTGTAACTCGTATTTCTCCAAGATGCCGATGAGAAAAGGTGCCACCAAAGATGCCTCTAGAATACACCAAACTTTGGCCAGCCTTGGATTTGAACCGCACGTCCTGACCAATCAGACCTCTGATCAAATGGTGTTCAACCTTGAGAAAG TTTCCAAGCAAGATCATGGCGATACCGACTGTTTCCTGTGTGTCCTAATGTCACATGGAGATAGAGATGGTATATACGGCTCGGATGGCAAGCCTGTCAGTGTCAAGAACATCACTTCACtgttcaagggagataaatgtCGATCCTTGGCAGGGAAGCCCAAGCTATTCTTTATACAG GCATGTAGAGGCCGTTTGTTGGACTCAGGTGTACAGGTGGAAGTCGCGGATGGACCTTTAGGATTCAGAAAGACTAAGAAGATGATTGCCTCAGTTCCCACAACAGCAGACTTTCTAATATCACAGTCTACAGCAGATG AACACTTTGCTTTCCTCAACAAGAAGAATGGCTCAGTGTACATACAATCTCTGGCAGATGAGCTGACTCAGTGTGACGGGTCAGTAGAGATTTGCACCGTACTTCAGAGAGTAGCCCGTAAAGTGGCCTTTGAGTTTGTCTCCAACACAGTGGAGGCAGAATACCACAAGAAGAAGCAGTGTCCAGTGTATACTTCATCGCTTACTAAGCAGCTTTATCTGGATAAGTCACAGAAAAAACCCTAA